From Streptomyces sp. NBC_00370, a single genomic window includes:
- a CDS encoding FAD-binding protein yields MNDFAGPVFRPDDAAYDTERAGLNLAAEHRPALVVGAVGADDVVAAVRGAAATGRAVGVLATGHGPAVAAGDDGVLIATRRMDQVRVDPARRTAVVAAGARWRHVLAATTPYGLAPLNGSSPSVGAVGYTLGGGAGLLGRRYGYAADHVRRLEVVTAEGELRRVTADSDPELFWALRGGKDNFGVVAEMEMDLFPVGRLYGGGLYFPGEATADVLHAYAQWTRTVPEEMASSVLLLRYPDMDLPGQLAALRGHFVTHVRIAYSPDTPTRTADGERLIHPLRALGPRLLDTVRDMPYADVGTIHHEPVNASYVSYDRNLLLHHPDPAATDTLLTLAGPDAGAPFLAELRHFGGAYARPPETPNAVGGRDAAFSLFTGTGAATTDRAARDTLHRKLTPWATGGANLNFLGVEDATPAGVRTAYTDDAFTRLRRTKSTWDPNNTFRLNHNIPPA; encoded by the coding sequence ATGAACGACTTCGCAGGCCCGGTGTTCCGGCCGGACGACGCCGCGTACGACACCGAGCGCGCAGGACTGAACCTCGCGGCCGAGCACCGGCCGGCTCTCGTGGTGGGCGCGGTCGGTGCCGACGATGTGGTTGCCGCCGTACGGGGGGCGGCGGCAACCGGCCGGGCGGTCGGGGTGCTGGCGACCGGGCACGGTCCTGCGGTGGCGGCGGGGGACGACGGGGTGCTGATCGCCACGCGGCGGATGGACCAGGTACGGGTCGACCCGGCGCGGCGGACGGCGGTGGTCGCCGCCGGGGCGCGGTGGCGGCATGTGCTGGCCGCGACGACGCCGTACGGTCTTGCCCCGCTCAACGGATCGAGTCCGAGCGTCGGCGCGGTCGGCTACACGCTCGGCGGCGGAGCGGGGCTGCTGGGACGGCGGTACGGGTATGCGGCGGACCATGTGCGCAGGCTCGAAGTGGTCACCGCCGAGGGCGAGTTGCGCCGGGTGACGGCCGACAGCGATCCCGAGCTGTTCTGGGCGCTGCGCGGCGGCAAGGACAACTTCGGTGTGGTCGCGGAGATGGAGATGGACCTGTTCCCCGTCGGCAGGCTGTACGGCGGCGGCCTGTACTTCCCCGGCGAAGCGACCGCCGACGTCCTGCACGCGTACGCGCAGTGGACGCGCACGGTGCCCGAGGAGATGGCGTCGTCCGTACTGCTGCTCCGCTACCCGGACATGGACCTGCCGGGCCAACTGGCGGCGCTGCGCGGCCACTTCGTGACGCACGTACGGATCGCGTACTCGCCGGACACCCCAACCCGGACGGCGGACGGCGAGCGCCTGATCCACCCGCTGCGGGCGCTGGGCCCCCGACTGCTCGACACGGTACGGGACATGCCGTACGCCGACGTCGGAACGATCCACCACGAGCCGGTGAACGCGTCCTACGTCAGCTACGACCGCAACCTCCTGCTCCACCACCCGGACCCGGCCGCCACAGACACCCTCCTGACCCTGGCAGGCCCGGACGCGGGAGCCCCGTTCCTGGCGGAACTACGCCACTTCGGCGGCGCGTACGCCCGTCCCCCGGAGACCCCCAACGCGGTGGGCGGCCGGGACGCGGCCTTCTCCCTCTTCACGGGAACGGGCGCCGCGACCACCGACAGAGCAGCCCGAGACACCCTGCACCGCAAACTGACCCCGTGGGCCACGGGAGGCGCGAACCTCAACTTCCTGGGCGTGGAAGACGCGACCCCCGCCGGCGTCCGTACCGCCTACACGGATGACGCCTTCACCCGCCTGCGGCGGACGAAGTCGACCTGGGACCCGAACAACACGTTCCGCCTGAACCACAACATCCCCCCGGCATGA
- the argS gene encoding arginine--tRNA ligase: MASVPSLASTVDQRIADALSAALPEAGSADVLLRRSDRADFQANGILALAKKLKGNPRELATKVVTDLTSADASPSSLIKEVEVSGPGFLNITVADRAIIETLAARAADDRLGVPYTEHPGTTVIDYAQPNVAKEMHVGHLRSAVIGAAMVEILEFTGEKVIRRHHIGDWGTQYGMLIQYLIEHPHELDHEGDEVDGEAAMSALNRIYKASRAVFDSDEEFKDRARDRVVALQSGDPETRALWQQFVDESKIYFYSVFNKLDMEISDPDIVGESAYNDMLDETCRLLEESGVAVRSEGALCVFFDDVKGPDGNKVPLIVKKSNGGYGYAATDLSAIRDRVQGIGASTLLYVVDVRQSLHFKMVFETARRAGWLNDDVQAVQLAFGTVLGKDGKPFKTREGETVRLEDLLDEAVERATAVVREKAERAGLDEREIIENGRYVGIGAVKYADLSTSAVRDYKFDLDQMVSLTGDTSVYLQYAYARNRSILRKAGDTVPTPHPELELAPAERALGLHLDAFAATLAEVATAYEPHKLTAYLYQLASHYATFFEQCPVLKADTPAQVENRLFLCDLTARTLKQGLTLLGIRAPERL, from the coding sequence ATGGCCTCGGTCCCCTCCCTCGCTTCGACCGTCGATCAGCGCATCGCGGACGCCCTCTCGGCTGCCCTGCCGGAGGCCGGTTCCGCGGATGTCCTGCTGCGACGCAGCGACCGGGCGGATTTCCAGGCCAACGGCATCCTGGCGCTGGCGAAGAAGCTGAAGGGGAACCCGAGGGAGCTGGCGACGAAGGTGGTAACGGATCTGACATCCGCCGACGCCTCCCCCTCCAGTCTGATCAAGGAGGTCGAGGTCTCAGGGCCGGGCTTCCTCAACATCACGGTCGCGGACCGGGCGATCATCGAGACGCTGGCCGCCCGCGCCGCCGACGACCGGCTCGGCGTGCCGTACACGGAGCACCCCGGCACGACCGTCATCGACTACGCCCAGCCGAACGTGGCGAAGGAGATGCACGTCGGGCATCTGCGGTCGGCGGTGATCGGCGCCGCGATGGTCGAGATCCTGGAGTTCACCGGCGAGAAGGTGATCCGGCGGCATCACATCGGCGACTGGGGCACCCAGTACGGCATGCTCATCCAGTACCTGATCGAGCACCCGCACGAGCTGGACCACGAGGGCGACGAGGTCGACGGCGAAGCCGCGATGTCCGCACTGAACCGCATCTACAAGGCCTCGCGGGCCGTCTTCGACTCCGACGAGGAGTTCAAGGACCGGGCACGGGACCGGGTGGTGGCCCTGCAGTCGGGGGACCCGGAGACCAGGGCGCTGTGGCAGCAGTTCGTGGACGAGTCGAAGATCTACTTCTACTCGGTCTTCAACAAGCTGGACATGGAGATCAGCGACCCCGACATCGTCGGTGAGTCCGCGTACAACGACATGCTGGACGAGACGTGCCGGCTCCTTGAGGAGTCGGGTGTCGCCGTGCGGTCCGAGGGCGCGCTCTGTGTCTTCTTCGACGACGTGAAGGGCCCGGACGGCAACAAGGTCCCGCTGATCGTCAAGAAGTCGAACGGCGGGTACGGCTACGCGGCCACGGACCTGTCGGCCATCAGGGACCGGGTCCAGGGCATCGGCGCGTCGACGCTCCTCTACGTGGTGGACGTACGGCAGTCGCTGCACTTCAAGATGGTCTTCGAGACGGCCCGCAGGGCGGGCTGGCTGAACGACGACGTCCAGGCGGTCCAGCTCGCGTTCGGCACGGTCCTCGGCAAGGACGGCAAGCCGTTCAAGACCCGTGAGGGCGAGACGGTCCGGCTGGAGGACCTGCTGGACGAGGCCGTGGAGCGGGCGACGGCGGTCGTCCGCGAGAAGGCCGAGCGGGCGGGCCTCGACGAGCGGGAGATCATCGAGAACGGCCGGTACGTGGGCATCGGCGCCGTGAAGTACGCGGACCTGTCGACGTCGGCCGTCCGGGACTACAAGTTCGACCTGGACCAGATGGTCTCGCTGACCGGCGACACGTCGGTCTACCTCCAGTACGCGTACGCCAGGAACCGCTCCATCCTCCGCAAGGCGGGCGACACCGTCCCCACCCCCCACCCGGAGCTGGAACTGGCCCCGGCAGAACGCGCCCTGGGCCTCCACCTGGACGCGTTCGCGGCGACCCTCGCCGAGGTGGCTACGGCGTACGAACCGCACAAGCTGACGGCGTACCTCTACCAACTGGCCTCGCACTACGCGACGTTCTTCGAACAGTGCCCGGTCCTGAAGGCAGACACCCCGGCCCAGGTCGAGAACCGCCTCTTCCTCTGCGACCTGACAGCCCGCACCCTCAAACAGGGCCTCACCCTCCTGGGCATCCGCGCCCCCGAGCGCCTGTAA